The proteins below are encoded in one region of Anopheles merus strain MAF unplaced genomic scaffold, AmerM5.1 LNR4000398, whole genome shotgun sequence:
- the LOC121602305 gene encoding LOW QUALITY PROTEIN: DNA mismatch repair protein spellchecker 1-like (The sequence of the model RefSeq protein was modified relative to this genomic sequence to represent the inferred CDS: inserted 1 base in 1 codon), giving the protein MSTLKPLQCLNLDKAQQRTFIEFYKSLGEKPATTVRIFDRTDYYSCHGVDAAFVAKTLFKSSNAIKIMDVDDQQLPYVSLSKNNFEGLIRDLLLVRNYRIEVYSKESKRKHENDWSLQYKGSPGNLAHFEDVLFNNNNEMVIGSALIALHIRQEPKQRMIGLGFIEVNERRMAVIEFVDDDFYTELEALIVVTGPKECLLPGGAAEYERVEQIMKRNNVIVTTRKVKEFMKDKVDVIDSLNKLLRFREGQHPNANTIPEVSKSLALSALGVILNYLELTQEPGNHGQFHLESLDSNRFVHLDAAAVSALNLFPNPGTSIKSNAYRWQSVLGVLDXCRTPQGHRLMAQWMKQPLQDYEIIKDRHDIVEYFVNNTIIRSELYDNHLKKLPDIMFVLKRLLRRKASLQDIFRLYQVILRVPRMLSLLEPNDLEKNAVLNNIYNPIKDSLSDLKLFKSMVEQIIDLQAVEHGEYLVKADFDSQLKKRKEEMDEVYSKMKHHLSTVAKDIGLDAGSSIKLEFVSQHGYHFRITLKDETLIRKNNSYRILDAVKGGVRFITTKLQDYSESFATLKIAYEEQQQTIVAEVIRVAVGYVEPWTMLNSQIAYLDCLVSFAVSASSAPIPYVRPKMHREGPSVLKLIQVRHPCLELQEDVNYIANDAMFDAKETSTYIITGPNMGGKSTYIRSVGVTVLMAHIGSFVPCESAEMSIFDCILGRVGADDNFTKGLSTFMVEMIETAGIIRRATDRSLVIIDELGRGTSTYEGCGIAWSIAEWLAKESKCFTLFATHFQEITDLASYVENVKNYHMQAIVDGECLTLLYQVKPGVMEKSFGIQVAKLANFPPGVIKLAQKFYNECEDHRGTIKDNHDTNCLAVLQKCFSEIDNFDCDSDNFALTPDALKRLLFLVK; this is encoded by the exons ATGTCGACCTTAAAACCACTACAATGTCTAAATCTAG ACAAAGCACAGCAGCGAACATTCATCGAGTTTTACAAGTCACTAGGCGAG AAACCGGCTACTACTGTGCGAATTTTCGATCGAACGGATTATTACAGCTGCCATGGCGTTGATGCCGCATTTGTTGCCAAAACACTTTTTAAGTCTTCGAATGCAATCAAAATAATGGATGTAGATGATCAGCAGTTGCCGTATGTTTCCTTGagtaaaaacaatttcgagggACTTATTCGAGACCTACTGCTGGTGCGTAACTATCGAATAGAAGTGTATTCGAAGGAATCAAAACGGAAACATGAAAATGATTGGTCGCTCCAGTATAAAGGATCACCAGGGAATTTGGCACACTTCGAAGATGTTTTGTTTAACAACAATAACGAAATGGTAATCGGTTCTGCTCTGATTGCTCTGCACATTCGTCAAGAACCCAAGCAACGAATGATTGGTTTAGGATTTATCGAAGTAAATGAGAGACGTATGGCCGTGATCGAATTCGTCGACGATGATTTCTACACTGAGCTGGAGGCTTTAATTGTAGTTACAGGACCTAAAGAGTGTCTACTTCCCGGTGGCGCAGCAGAG TATGAACGTGTCGAGCAAATTATGAAGCGTAATAATGTGATCGTTACAacgcgcaaagtgaaagaATTTATGAAGGATAAAGTCGATGTCATCGACAGTTTGAACAAACTGCTGCGGTTCCGCGAGGGACAGCATCCAAACGCAAACACCATTCCAGAAGTATCTAAATCGCTGGCTCTAAGTGCACTGGGTGTAATCTTAAACTATCTCGAGCTTACTCAAGAACCAGGCAACCATGGTCAGTTTCATCTGGAATCGCTCGATTCAAACCG CTTTGTTCATCTTGATGCAGCTGCAGTATCGGCATTGAACCTTTTTCCAAACCCAGGCACATCAATTAAATCGAACGCCTATCGATGGCAAAGTGTTCTGGGCGTACTTG AGTGTCGCACACCTCAAGGCCACCGATTGATGGCACAATGGATGAAACAGCCGCTACAAGATTATGAGATTATCAAAGATCGGCACGATATTGTGGAGTATTTTGTCAACAATACCATAATACGCTCTGAGCTTTATGATAATCATCTTAAAAAGCTGCCAGATATAATGTTCGTGCTCAAACGTCTTTTACGCAGAAAAGCTTCGTTGCAGGACATTTTTCGTTTGTACCAAGTTATTTTACGTGTACCTAGAATGTTATCTCTTCTGGAACCGAACGATCTAGAAAAAAATGCTGTGCTGAACAATATATACAATCCTATCAAGGATAGCTTGAGTGATTTGAAGCTATTCAAATCCATGGTTGAACAAATCATTGACTTGCAAGCGGTCGAACATGGCGAATATCTTGTAAAAGCTGATTTCGATAGCCAGCTAAAGAAGCGAAAAGAAGAAATGGACGAAGTTTATTCTAAAATGAAGCATCATCTATCCACAGTAGCCAAAGACATAGGATTGGATGCGGGATCGTCTATTAAGCTTGAATTTGTTAGTCAACATGGTTACCATTTTAGAATTACGCTTAAAGATGAAACTTTAATACGGAAAAACAATTCCTATCGCATCTTAGATGCCGTAAAGGGTGGCGTTCGGTTTATCACAACTAAACTACAAGATTACAGCGAGTCTTTTGCTACGTTAAAAATTGCGTATGAAGAGCAACAGCAAACTATTGTCGCAGAAGTGATACGTGTAGCTGTAGGGTATGTTGAACCATGGACAATGCTCAATAGTCAGATAGCGTACTTAGACTGTCTGGTAAGCTTTGCAGTGAGTGCTTCAAGTGCACCGATCCCATACGTACGGCCCAAAATGCATCGCGAAGGTCCAAGTGTGTTAAAACTGATTCAAGTGCGTCATCCTTGTTTGGAGTTGCAAGAAGATGTCAACTATATCGCCAACGATGCAATGTTTGACGCCAAGGAAACTTCCACGTATATTATCACCGGCCCAAATATGGGTGGCAAAAGTACCTACATAAGATCTGTGGGAGTCACTGTCTTAATGGCTCACATCGGCTCATTCGTACCATGCGAGAGTGCAGAAATGTCAATTTTCGATTGCATCTTGGGGCGAGTTGGCGCCGATGATAATTTTACCAAAGGACTCAGTACATTCATGGTGGAGATGATCGAAACTGCAGGAATAATTCGCAGAGCAACAGATAGATCGCTTGTAATAATCGACGAGCTTGGACGCGGTACATCAACATATGAAGGATGCGGCATTGCGTGGTCCATCGCTGAATGGCTAGCTAAAGAGAGCAAATGTTTTACCTTATTTGCCACACATTTTCAGGAAATAACCGACCTTGCCAGCTACGTAGAAAACGTGAAAAACTACCACATGCAAGCCATAGTTGATGGCGAATGTTTGACTTTATTGTATCAGGTGAAACCGGGAGTAATGGAGAAAAGTTTTGGCATACAAGTCGCTAAGCTGGCTAATTTTCCGCCAGGTGTCATAAAG CTAGCTCAAAAGTTCTACAATGAATGTGAAGATCATCGAGGAACCATTAAAGATAATCATGATACTAATTGTTTGGCAGTGTTGCAAAAGTGTTTCTCTGAGATCGATAATTTTGATTGTGACAGTGATAATTTTGCTTTAACTCCTGATGCATTGAAAAGATTGTTATTTTTGGTTAAATAA